A part of Bacillota bacterium genomic DNA contains:
- a CDS encoding outer membrane protein assembly factor BamE has product METNVQKRRLVVAMLLVAAGRLAVWLLMTAVTAVGCLLIRSPTVDLLLRIHVGMTRAEVLAALGEPKAIYPPERFDDAYNGWYPKPRVRADRPVWVYEVFHSIRIIVY; this is encoded by the coding sequence ATGGAGACGAACGTGCAGAAGCGTCGTCTGGTTGTAGCTATGCTTCTGGTGGCAGCCGGAAGACTTGCTGTCTGGTTGCTGATGACGGCAGTTACCGCCGTAGGATGCCTGTTGATTAGGTCGCCAACGGTCGACCTCCTTTTGCGAATACATGTGGGCATGACCCGGGCGGAAGTACTAGCTGCATTAGGGGAGCCGAAGGCGATTTATCCACCGGAAAGGTTCGACGATGCTTATAACGGGTGGTATCCGAAGCCGCGCGTTCGAGCGGATAGACCCGTGTGGGTATATGAGGTGTTTCATTCGATCCGTATCATTGTCTATTGA